One stretch of Dyella jiangningensis DNA includes these proteins:
- a CDS encoding penicillin acylase family protein: MQSLYFAVLLALGTTASAQTQDAARWQAEAKAVTITRDDWGIAHVHGKTDADAVFGMAYTQAEDDFNRVETNYLNSLGWLAQAEGEQAIWSDLRQQLWIDPVELKRLYAKSPGWLKELMNAWADGLNYYLATHPDVHPRVITHFEPWMALSFSEGSIGGDIERVSLKDLQAFYGKTGDKVAFVDTPSSWVEPTGSNGIAIAPRLTADGHALLLINPHTSFFFRSELQMSSDAGLDAYGAVTWGQFFIYQGFNKHIGWMHTSTTADVVDEFAETIQRDGGKLSYRYGKELRPVTTRTIRVAYRKADGSKGERSFTTYATHHGPVVREQDGKWIATALMNKPMEALEQSWLRTKANDFTSFMKIAELKANSSNNTIFADDKGDIAYLHPQFIPKRDNRFDYTKPVDGSDPATDWQGLLPLDAAPHLLNPANGWIMNTNNWPYSAAGAYSPKRESYPRYMDSVGENPRGIHATMVLSDKHDFTMASLITSAFDSYLPAFARQLPILLADYDKLPAADPLKKKLAGPIALLRGWDFRWGIASMPTSLAVFWGDTLWDKVDKSDVSEGLSVYDIMAERAGAKARLDALAEAADRLEKDFGSWGVPWGEVNRYQRLNSDLQQPFDDSKPSIPVPFTSSRWGSLASFGAHRWPGTRRYYGTSGNSFVAVVEFGDKVRARAITAGGESGHPASPHFNDEAERYTTGNLRPVYFWPEDLKQHTERSYHPGS, from the coding sequence ATGCAGTCGCTCTACTTTGCCGTGCTTCTCGCTCTGGGTACGACCGCTTCGGCACAAACCCAGGACGCCGCGCGCTGGCAGGCCGAAGCGAAGGCCGTCACCATCACCCGCGACGACTGGGGCATCGCCCACGTGCACGGCAAGACCGATGCGGATGCGGTATTCGGCATGGCCTATACGCAGGCCGAAGACGACTTCAATCGCGTCGAGACCAACTACCTCAATTCGCTGGGCTGGCTCGCGCAGGCGGAAGGCGAGCAGGCGATCTGGTCCGATCTGCGCCAGCAGCTGTGGATCGATCCGGTGGAGCTCAAGCGTCTCTACGCGAAGAGTCCCGGCTGGCTGAAGGAGCTGATGAATGCCTGGGCGGATGGCCTCAACTATTACCTGGCCACGCATCCGGACGTGCATCCGCGCGTGATCACGCACTTCGAGCCGTGGATGGCGCTGAGTTTCAGTGAGGGCAGCATCGGCGGCGACATCGAGCGCGTCTCGCTGAAGGATCTGCAGGCGTTCTACGGCAAGACCGGCGACAAGGTCGCGTTCGTCGACACGCCGTCGAGCTGGGTCGAGCCCACGGGTTCCAACGGCATCGCCATCGCGCCCAGGCTCACCGCCGATGGTCATGCGCTGCTGCTGATCAATCCGCACACCTCGTTCTTCTTCCGTTCCGAATTGCAGATGAGCAGCGATGCCGGCCTCGATGCCTACGGCGCGGTGACCTGGGGGCAGTTCTTCATCTACCAGGGTTTCAACAAGCACATCGGCTGGATGCATACCTCCACCACCGCCGACGTGGTGGACGAATTTGCCGAGACCATCCAGCGCGATGGCGGCAAGCTGAGCTATCGCTACGGCAAGGAGCTTCGCCCGGTCACCACGCGCACGATCCGCGTGGCGTACCGCAAGGCGGACGGCTCGAAGGGTGAGCGCAGCTTCACCACCTATGCCACGCATCACGGCCCGGTGGTGCGCGAGCAGGACGGCAAGTGGATCGCCACCGCGCTGATGAACAAGCCGATGGAAGCGCTGGAACAGAGCTGGCTGCGCACCAAGGCGAACGACTTCACCAGCTTCATGAAGATCGCCGAGCTCAAGGCCAACTCGTCGAACAACACCATCTTCGCGGACGACAAGGGCGACATCGCCTATCTGCATCCGCAGTTCATCCCCAAGCGGGACAACCGCTTCGATTACACCAAGCCGGTGGATGGCAGCGATCCCGCCACCGACTGGCAGGGCCTGCTGCCGCTCGATGCCGCGCCGCACCTGCTGAATCCGGCCAATGGCTGGATCATGAACACCAACAACTGGCCCTATTCCGCCGCTGGCGCATACAGCCCCAAGCGCGAGAGCTATCCGCGCTACATGGACAGCGTGGGCGAGAACCCGCGTGGCATCCACGCGACCATGGTGCTGAGCGACAAGCACGACTTCACCATGGCGTCGCTGATCACCTCGGCGTTTGACTCGTACCTGCCTGCGTTCGCGCGACAGCTGCCGATCCTGCTGGCCGACTACGACAAGCTGCCTGCGGCCGATCCGCTGAAGAAGAAACTCGCCGGCCCGATCGCCCTGCTGCGCGGCTGGGACTTTCGCTGGGGCATCGCTTCGATGCCGACCTCGCTGGCGGTGTTCTGGGGCGACACGCTGTGGGACAAGGTGGACAAGTCCGACGTGTCCGAAGGCCTGTCGGTCTACGACATCATGGCCGAGCGCGCCGGAGCGAAGGCGCGCCTCGACGCACTCGCCGAAGCAGCCGATCGCCTGGAGAAGGACTTTGGCAGCTGGGGCGTGCCGTGGGGCGAGGTGAACCGCTACCAGCGCCTCAACAGCGACCTGCAGCAACCGTTCGATGACAGCAAGCCGAGCATCCCGGTGCCGTTCACGTCATCGCGCTGGGGTTCGCTGGCATCGTTCGGCGCGCATCGCTGGCCGGGCACGCGCCGCTACTACGGCACCAGCGGCAACAGCTTCGTCGCGGTGGTGGAATTCGGCGACAAGGTGCGCGCGCGTGCGATCACCGCGGGCGGCGAAAGCGGTCATCCGGCTTCGCCGCACTTCAACGACGAAGCCGAGCGCTACACCACCGGCAACCTGCGCCCGGTGTATTTCTGGCCGGAGGACCTCAAGCAGCACACGGAGCGCAGCTACCACCCCGGTAGCTGA
- a CDS encoding sensor histidine kinase — protein sequence MKHDSLRGRLRWMIIGLLLLCLVPLGAFSFRRTSAEMAQLSDARLAEAAHTIAAIIQQAGVDTFVGREGILVPVRKRSEVRAAGDVATNESVVGFQVFDRQGRLVLGTANLMTLPATPDDHSAYHDLKKQHHVWRAFSYVDPASQYVIRVADRYDSREEIVHALWLEHGLPFLLGLPVLALLVGWAVARGLRPLASLTTALSLREPGSRERIVLPRAPLELRPVLAALNEQLARQEDALERERRFSADVAHELRTPLASIMLNLESAMETVDLDEIHDSVAGAHGSAAALAHRIEQLLALAKLEVGAASSRPVAVDLLRIADHVVDEFRPVIEDRGVQLAFAERSDAVLVQGYEPALVALLRNLLENSLRYVPRGGRIQLAITHGRQEATLEVIDDGPGIPVERRHAVFARFHRETGSRGEGYGLGLSIVARAASLHRASIELLDSPLGRGLRVRVSIPLVCP from the coding sequence GTGAAGCACGACAGCCTGCGCGGCCGGCTGCGATGGATGATCATCGGGCTGCTGTTGCTGTGCCTGGTGCCGCTGGGCGCCTTCAGCTTCCGGCGCACCAGCGCCGAGATGGCGCAGCTCTCCGATGCGCGCCTCGCGGAAGCGGCCCACACCATCGCCGCCATCATCCAGCAGGCCGGCGTGGACACCTTCGTCGGTCGTGAAGGCATCCTGGTGCCGGTGCGCAAGCGCAGTGAAGTGCGCGCGGCCGGCGACGTGGCGACCAATGAATCGGTCGTCGGTTTCCAGGTCTTCGACAGGCAGGGCCGGCTGGTGCTCGGCACGGCCAACCTGATGACGCTACCGGCCACGCCCGACGACCACTCGGCCTATCACGACCTGAAGAAGCAGCACCATGTGTGGCGCGCCTTCAGCTATGTCGATCCCGCCAGCCAATATGTGATCCGCGTGGCCGACCGTTACGACAGCCGCGAGGAGATCGTGCATGCGCTGTGGCTGGAGCACGGCCTGCCTTTCCTGCTCGGTCTGCCGGTGCTGGCCTTGCTGGTGGGCTGGGCCGTGGCGCGCGGCTTGCGGCCCCTCGCCTCGCTGACCACGGCGCTGTCGCTGCGCGAACCGGGCAGCCGCGAGCGCATCGTCTTGCCGCGTGCGCCGCTGGAACTCCGCCCCGTGCTCGCGGCGCTCAACGAACAGCTCGCGCGGCAGGAGGATGCGCTGGAACGCGAGCGCCGTTTCAGCGCCGACGTGGCGCACGAACTGCGCACGCCGCTGGCCTCGATCATGCTCAACCTCGAAAGCGCGATGGAAACCGTCGACCTCGACGAAATCCACGACAGCGTCGCGGGCGCACACGGCAGTGCCGCAGCGCTCGCGCATCGCATCGAGCAACTGCTGGCGCTGGCCAAGCTCGAAGTGGGCGCGGCGTCGAGCCGCCCGGTCGCGGTGGATCTGCTGCGCATCGCCGACCATGTCGTCGACGAATTCCGGCCGGTGATCGAGGACCGCGGCGTGCAGCTCGCCTTCGCCGAACGCAGCGACGCGGTGCTGGTGCAAGGCTACGAGCCCGCGCTCGTCGCACTCTTGCGCAACCTGCTGGAGAACTCGCTGCGCTATGTGCCGCGCGGAGGTCGCATCCAGCTCGCCATCACGCATGGCCGGCAGGAGGCGACGCTGGAAGTGATCGACGACGGCCCGGGCATTCCCGTCGAACGCAGGCACGCGGTGTTCGCGCGCTTTCATCGCGAAACCGGCAGCCGCGGTGAAGGCTATGGCCTCGGGCTCTCCATCGTGGCGCGCGCGGCAAGCCTGCATCGCGCATCGATCGAACTGCTCGACTCGCCACTGGGGCGCGGCCTGCGCGTGCGCGTGTCGATTCCGCTGGTATGTCCGTAA
- a CDS encoding response regulator, with amino-acid sequence MHIILVEDDLQLGAAIQRALERLSYKVTWLTDGADAVAAMQEALADLVLLDLGLPGKDGLDVLMEARQSHIRTPVLILTARDAVQARVHGLDAGADDYLTKPFHLDELAARIRSLTRRMQGLADNRIEAGALCLDLATLEVTFHGRKVELTRKELTLLQALMERAGRLVRRDTLESSLYGSDKVVGDSALDVLVHSLRRKLSFDAIQNVRAYGYMIPRDPQ; translated from the coding sequence GTGCACATCATCCTGGTGGAAGACGACCTGCAGCTGGGCGCCGCGATCCAGCGCGCACTGGAACGCCTCTCGTACAAGGTCACCTGGCTCACCGACGGCGCCGATGCGGTAGCCGCGATGCAGGAGGCCCTCGCGGACCTCGTGCTGCTCGATCTTGGTCTGCCCGGCAAGGACGGCCTCGACGTGCTGATGGAAGCGCGCCAGAGCCACATCCGCACGCCGGTGCTGATCCTCACGGCACGCGACGCCGTGCAGGCACGCGTGCACGGCCTGGACGCCGGGGCCGACGATTACCTCACCAAGCCGTTCCATCTCGACGAACTCGCTGCGCGCATCCGTTCGCTCACGCGGCGCATGCAGGGCCTGGCGGACAACCGCATCGAAGCCGGCGCCTTGTGCCTGGACCTGGCCACGCTGGAAGTGACCTTCCATGGCAGGAAGGTGGAACTCACGCGCAAGGAACTTACCCTGCTGCAGGCTTTGATGGAGCGCGCCGGCCGCCTGGTCCGCCGCGACACGCTGGAAAGCTCGCTGTACGGCAGCGACAAGGTGGTGGGCGACAGCGCGCTCGACGTACTGGTGCATTCACTGCGGCGCAAGCTCAGTTTCGATGCCATCCAGAACGTGCGCGCGTACGGCTACATGATCCCGCGGGATCCGCAGTGA
- a CDS encoding phosphatase PAP2 family protein: protein MMKQALAALLLATPLLAHAGNPYLTTPQVNQAMAALPAPSAPGSAEDLADYAATDRAFAARSTADFTRAQQEEKFDVFDFAEVIGPGFRADKLPHVAALFKEAEHETKEAVDLSKNHWKRPRPCPPASACALDPAKAAKKSYGYPSGHSSRATVDAILLVQLFPQDADAIMQESRDIGWRRVVKGVHTLQDIYAGREFGQALAGDMLASPAMQHDLAEARAELKAAGLAAH, encoded by the coding sequence ATGATGAAACAAGCCCTCGCTGCACTGTTGCTCGCCACGCCGTTGCTCGCGCATGCCGGCAATCCCTACCTGACCACCCCCCAGGTGAACCAGGCCATGGCTGCCCTGCCCGCGCCCAGCGCGCCGGGCAGCGCGGAAGACCTTGCCGATTACGCCGCCACCGATCGCGCCTTCGCGGCGCGCTCGACCGCGGATTTCACCCGCGCCCAGCAGGAAGAGAAGTTCGACGTGTTCGACTTCGCCGAGGTGATCGGTCCGGGCTTTCGCGCGGACAAGCTGCCCCACGTGGCGGCGCTGTTCAAGGAGGCGGAGCACGAGACCAAGGAAGCGGTGGATCTCTCCAAGAACCACTGGAAGCGTCCCCGTCCCTGTCCCCCGGCTTCGGCCTGCGCGCTGGATCCGGCGAAGGCGGCCAAGAAGAGCTACGGCTATCCCAGCGGCCATTCCAGCCGCGCCACGGTGGACGCGATCCTGCTGGTGCAGCTGTTTCCGCAGGATGCGGACGCCATCATGCAGGAGTCGCGCGACATCGGCTGGCGTCGCGTGGTGAAGGGCGTGCACACCCTGCAGGACATCTATGCCGGACGCGAATTCGGCCAGGCCCTGGCCGGCGACATGCTCGCTTCGCCGGCCATGCAGCATGATCTTGCGGAAGCGCGCGCGGAGCTCAAGGCCGCCGGGCTCGCCGCGCATTGA